The genomic region GTAAACGACAATAAACATCATCAGCCAATAACCAATCAAACAATTCTTTTAAAAGAAAGGACCCTCTTTTGAAGACCTTTTTTCAGTCAAAGTTTAATTCGTGGAGATCCGGTCACTTTCTTGACGATCTAGAGGGTGAAGCTCAAGTTTGTGACACGATGGAGCTCTGAGATCTAAAAGAGAATAGTTCGGGATTAAAGGTCCAATTTTGAAGAAATCGTGTTGACTTCTGAAAGATAAAAACCGTGTAAATTAtcgagaggaagaagaaaaaaaagaagaaacgaAAGGAGAGAGAGCGAGTAAGTGAGAGAGAAGACGTTGGCACAGACGAACAACGCCGACCGTGTAAACAGAGCACGGCATACGATGGCATGGCTTGAAAGAATGTCGCTAGGGTTTTTgtggagaagaaaaagaaagaagaagaagaaagaggtAAAAAAgataagaaagaaaaggaaagaacagGAAAGAAAGTAtaatgagaaagaaaaagaagaaaaaagaaataaaaaactaataaagtagattttctataaattttttatttttataaaatgctATATTAAAGATGATGTGTCATGTCATATGTCGTGCCACATCAGTAAAAAAAATTTGATAGTTAATTGACCGTTtccattaattaaaaaaaaaaatttgcaatGTTGTGGGTGAgattaaaaaaaaagggttaaGGAAATGTTGAGGTGAATTTTCATTTGACATGTGTGCttataaattttagtttttaagttATTTTTGAGACATTAATatgatttttaagaaaaattgtaATTAACTTACATATAGacgatattaatatatatttaaagataattaattaaaatatactaGCATATTTTATGTGTTTCAAtatgattttaaatttatattttaaatgcaaCCAACAATgactttttaaattaatttacaaaattataaattaattaaacatattaaaaaacatcatagataaaaataaaaatttattaatttttcgaTTTGACTCATTAACACTTTTATTCGAAACCTTCAGAGGCATCATCAACATTTCGATCAATTTGTTGCATCTCAAATTACAATTTCACCATCACGTTGAGTATAATTCATTTTCTGAATTTTTTGCTAATTTCATCACCTATATCCAAATCAAAGGCTCTGATACTAAATTGATGTAAGCCTAACTTCTTATTAGAAGACTAAAGCGGACTAGAGAGAAGTTTTTAGAATCATCTCATTCCCTTTGCTTTTAAacaatttttgtattttattacaATTCGGAAAATAAAATTGTACACCAACTTTATGTATTCTCTCATCGATAAGATAATAACTAGATACAACAATTTTTAAACCCAAAAAATACTATTAAAAAatactaacaaaaaaaaaactaacttgATACGAAAAATTAATACAAACTCAACAAAACCAAAATAATCTTTGGAGATGACACACATGGTGAAATTTAAACTAGAATAAATTTAGAAACAATCCACGTATGATTTACGGGAGTGTGAGTCAAACCTGGGACATCAAAATCCCAAGGTTTCAGTCCTTATCAATATTTTCAATGCCTCATTGACAACGTGGATTTAAACCTTAATGCATAAACACGATAAGGATCCATGGATTTAGAAGCCTACCACCAGCAAATTCAACTCAAGCTTTTCATTAATAATATAGAATAAAAACATGGCAAGAAAATGCTAACAGAGGTATGGACCTGCTAAAGTTCTATTCCATATTAACTGTAAAATTGTTTATTAGGtaagaaaaataataacaatTAAGTAGCTGCTAATGTGAACTAACTAATGCTCagtaaaaaattgaagaaaaaaaagccAACCATTTTATTTTTCAGGTATGGGATTAAAACATACTTGAGACAATGTTGGTAGCCTTGGCAAAAATCTGGATATCTTTTAGGCTTTCACTGTCTGCATTTTTATTGCATTGATTTCACAACTAGTTCTTAGGAGAAGGATCCGATGAAGCGAGCTCAGCATACATGTTTGAAATCGCTTTTGCGAAGTATTCTTTTGCTCGAGGTCTCTTAATCTGGCCGCAAATAAGGAAAAATTGAGAATTTACTGTGCGAATATTAGCCTTTTCATGAATTGCAGACTGTCATGCAATGtctatatatatagagagagaaaaaggacttaatagtATGTAATTTATAGTCACTCGCCTTAAAAGTCGGAGTAAGCAAACCATTCTCCATTGTGAATGGTTCAAGCACTAAGGTCACAGCTTTTGCAAACTCGAAGCCTCGCAGCTGTTCCAAAGTTGATTAATCAAAAAATTTAAGGCCAATTGAAGAAGAAACGAAAATTATAagtatctcaaaaaaaaaaaaaaataatgagtTCATCAAGAAACATTGCCTGAGCTTCTCTTCCGAGAGCATCCATATCAGCCAGGACAGCAGCCCTTGCTCTTGGGTCATTGCATAGTTGTCCTAAATCTTTGTACTGCATGCAATCATTGCCAGATAACATTAGAAAGTGATTAAATGATATAGTTAATAATCACATATAGACAAGTCAATTGGGCGAGTCAGTTTGGTTTTGAATCGTGTCAATCAAGGTCGAGTCAATTTggatatttaaaattttcgaaTAATTTTGAGTTCAGAATTCGGATCAGTTTCAGATTTAAGTTGTTTCAAGTTTGAATCATTTCAACGGTTAGTTTGGGTTCATCATCCGAGTTGCCATTCAAGTTTTTCAGGTTCAATCATCTCGAGTTCAGATATGGCAAAGAATGAAAGAACAAAGTATAAATAAAGCCAAGGACAACAGCAGTAGATAGATCACCTTAATGCCTTCAGATGCGGCCCATGCTTTCAAAACATCGTGGTCCACTGAGACAATAGCTACTAATGAAGAATTCAGGCTGTCACCTACCAAGCAAAACAATCAAAGTGTCaatagagaagagaaaagagagcaaGAAAATATGGAACACTGTTGTCTAACTCTTACCGTAAATAAAACACTGTGCAATAAATTTGCATTTAGCATATACATTTTCTATTTTTTCCGGAGCTATGTACTCTCCCTGAGCCAGCTTAAAAATGTTCTTCTTCCTGTACCAATATACAATTTCAAGTAAAGAAAGTGACAGAGAGGAGGAcacaaatgaaaaaaagaaatggTAAACAATTCTAAGTGACATTCATGATTCCAGTTAGCGATTCAAGTGGCTATAACAAaattttcattctttctttttcATCCTTCATACCAAGCAAAGTCAAAATGTAAAACAAGGATACAAACATTTCTTGTAAGGGGCATATACGATGCTTTTGACCTTACCTATCGATAATCTTTAGCCGACCTCCAGATAACCATAGCCCTATGTCTCCAGTATGAAGCCATCCGTCTTCATCAAGTACCTCTCTCCTGtccaaattttacattttaagcaCATTTAATACCAATATATGAAAGTTTCAAGAAGAGCCAGGTCATGTCTGAAGAGCATACGTCTGCACTTCGTCCCTGTAATATCCTTGGAAAACAATTGGACCCCTAACACAGATTTCTCCACGAGGATATGGCTGATCATCAGATGTGTAGTTCATTTCCGGGACATCCACAAGCTTTATTTCTGAAATACGCCCAGAACCATTGTATTATGTTATGCTAGATTAAAGCtctcatataaatatataataactcACCACAAGATGGATTAGGAGAGCCAACATGGCCGGAAAGATTGTCACCCTCCTCCATACTGCTTATAACACATGATGTCTCGGTCATTCCGTAACCTTCCACGACTCGACAACCAAAGCAACTGCAGATTCATAACAGAAACAATGACAAGAGGGATAGGAGATACTACTGACTTCTTGAAAAGCCATTCGACGTGTTTAATGGAATAACGTACATCGTCAAGAAGTCTAGGACATCAGGAGACAAGGGTGAAGCACCTGAACTCAAGAAACGAATCCGTCCTCCGagtttggcttttattttgttgaaCACCAATTTGTCCCACAGGGGAGAAGGACTCTTTCCTGAAGAAAAGATTATACATATAATCAACACATATATCAATGCAATTATGAGGTGAAAAAAGGGCATATTCTTTAATAACACACATACATGAGTGCGTGTATGTGTGCGTATGTTTATGTATCATTGAGTCCTAATGGCCAAACTTTTAGTGAGGGGGAACTCGCTAAATAGCTAAgcttcaaaaatagaaaaaagaaattGCACCTCTAACATCAGATGCCAATTGGCATGGTTACTTATGTTCTTTAAGAAAAGCGTTAATACACTATTTGGGGCTTGAACTTGGTAAATGTTTTCACATTAGggcttaaattattattttttaaagttagTCTCTAAATTTGACAATTATTTCCATGTCTTTTTTTTAATCCAAGTTAGTCCTTGAATTTGGCAATTGTTTCCAAAGGCTTGAACTTCTTTTGCCCTAGTCTTTTGACATTTCCTTGAAAAGAAGTTGGACTAAAAAAGAAAGAATCCTAGCCTCTGATACCATGTTAAGAAAAGAGATTTGAAGAAAAGGGTTATTTTTCTCTATTGAtttacaataatatatatatacgaagTACTATTAGTTCAATAAGGAAATAACATAAAATCTAATCCCTAAATATTAGTATTTACAGACTGTTAACAAAccttaaaaaaattaactaataatTCCGATTACACTGTCAAAACATAACATTGGTTAAACAAAATCCATAAAGAAATTGGTACAATTTGAATGCTAAAGGACACTTTTATTCAGGGTCACTTACTGCCATAATGGCTACATACCACTTATATAAACATAATCAATGCATAAGTGAAATGATATTTGCAGGTTGATCGATTAAAAAATGGTGATCTTATTATGGTTCATTAGTAAGTAGTTTGATTACTGAAATCCATAGACACAATAcataaatttatgattagagaGACAAGAAGCTACGCAATACAAATCAGATTACAGTGATAATATAGGACAAAGGCCATTCTATGCTAATCCTCCAGCAAGGGACAAAAAAGAAAAGACACAAATCTAGAGATGTAGATGTTTACCATTCATTATTGCATGCTTCTTGGAATTGTAGGCGGCATTAAAAAGTCTCTCCTTCAGAGGACCAGAAGACTTCACAGCATTGATAATACTGGTACAAAAGGAAGAttttgataaaatgattaaatcaatataTCAGTCACAATCAACTAAACAATCAATGTAGTACCCGGCGTAAATTCTGTTATACAGTCTAGGGACACTGCAAAATATTGTGGGTTGTAGTGCAGCCAGGTCATCCATTAATTTCATGTTATCCTGCATGCAAATGTTAAGAACTAGAAATTAAAGCTTCATCTCAAGAACACGAGAGTTTTGCACATGTACAGTATATTGTTGCTTCAGCAATAAGAAAGAATAAAAAGGCTTTACTAGATGCTGTTAAGACTAGTTAACTCTTACATGGAAAGTGACCTTCGTCCAAGTTCCAAACGGGAGAAAGTAAAAACCAAAGAGCATTTGCAGATCAAATCCAATGACAAGAAAAGAAGAGTAGGATTCACAAAATTAAAGATGAAAATCtacaaattgataataaagtTTTTGCTTGTAGAATTTATGTTAAGCAAGAATTATAGGATTTCATTGACCAAGCAGTTTGAACTATGCAATCAGAAAGTGGACCGAAAACAGTTTGAGGAAAAACATAGAACCAACCAAAGATATATAAGATGAAGGCTTTATGTTTACTCTCATACCCCCTGGTAGAATCCAACTGCAACTCCGAAATACAGTAAAGCAACCTGATAAGCTCGTTCATAAATGTGTGCCAAAGGAAGATATGATATGTACCTGAACATGGGACAACTATTTCAGCAAGGCAGTTAAGGCCAAACAGTAAATTCATCCATAAATGCTAACAAAAATGTATTATGCTTTATATTCATTTAAAACCAATTGATCTTACACGTCTGAGGGGTAAAATTTTGTACCAGTGCTGCATCCAGCAGCATTTGCAATCAAGTTTCCATGGGTCAGCACAACTCCCTAACCAAAACTTAAGAAGAATAAGTAGGAGAACAAAAGAACCTTCATTTGCTTAATATGATTATTCAAATCTGTTAAAATTCATAGGACTAAGCTATACCTTGGGTGTTCCAGTTGTACCACTAGTGTAGCAAATGGTTGCAACATCATCTGGTTTTGGTGGGGAAAAAGGCTGGAGGTTACGGTGGCCCTAAAGTACCCATTAAATAAGAAACAATTATACCACATGACAGTTGAGCAAAATCCTGATCTTCAGTTACCAAAACATACAAGGTAGGAAAAGCAAGCCAAACTTGGAAAAATTAAATGCATGCTTTCTCTTGATTTAAGCATTTAGacaatatgaaatatgaaactattaaagatttaatAGGATAAAAGCATACTTATGAATTGGTCCTAACATTACCAAGACCATGCCGCTATAAACTACTGCGATGTTGACAAAAAGGATTTCCAATTACCTGACTTAATAATTTTGCATAGGTCACAATCTGAAGTCCAGTTGACGGTGGCAATGAAGGCACTTCATTTTCCTTCCCTCCAACCACCTACAGCAAGAGAAGCAAATAATTATACTCTTGAGGAAACGACAAATCAGTTTATGTACACTTTTTCTCATATTCAAAGATTCAGTACAAAGGTTTTAAAAGATTTGGTAAGAAAACATACCACAACCAAATGTACGGATGGAATCTCAGATAAAAAGTTTAGCAACTGCAATTCCAAGCAGGCAGCTGAATAAATCTTGTGAAACAAATCCAAATTCCTCAAAATAATATGAACTAGACAACAAAAAAAAAGGTGCCCAAGTGTAAAATTAATTAGTCAATGAAACAAAATACAATTAAAATTTGAGATTccatacaaaatattagcaatttcTGTCACTCATCTTAGTGATATTTTACCTAGCGTAAAAGTCAATAGAACATAGAGGAAAAGAGAATAAGTCCAAAGAGCTAGTTGAGGGGATGTAGAAAAGGGGAGTTTTTGTTACATATCAGTATGGTAAAAATAAACACTTCAAGTTAAATTACAAATCTCTCACCATAACCATGACAAGTTGACAACCACAATCTAATAACATGTTAAGAAAGCTATTAGAAACTGAGAGTGATCTCACCAATAACATCTTCTACTTATGTATTGCCTGAAAAGGAGTACAAATTAAACTTACAGAATTCAATGTTTGAGGCACACAAAATATAGCTTTCACATCTGCATGATTAACAATGTACTTGACAGCATCTGGACCTGcaaagaaataaaattttctacttgGCATCTTAAATAGGCCAAAATGGACAAACATCCATTTAAAATAGAGAGCATTTGGCCAGTGGCAAACCTAGTGTGTCATATAAAGGAACTGACACAAGGGAATACGCAGAGCAAGCCTGATCAACAATGAGCCACTCTGGTCTATTGATGAAATATAATCCAATACAAGAGCCCTGGCATGATAAAAGTAGTAGAACCACATGCTAGATGAGGATCAATCTATTAACTTAAATAAGGTATGTAACATGATGGCTGATGCACATATGGTCTCGGGGCCATGTAGTTACTGCAGATAAAAAGTTCTGAAGGACctaaatattaaacatataattATTGCTGAAATCCTCACCTTTGGTATTCCATGATATATTAAGCCAGAACCTATGGCCGCCCGAGCAGTTCCAGCTTCTCCATATGTCATCCACTTGTACCTTCatgaatagaaataaaaaaatcaaagtcAACAAATGAACTTTAACAACCGTCACTTTGAACCTCATCTGACAATAGTAAACTTACTCTCCAACTGTACCATCCGCTTGAATTCTTGTACCAAGATATTTGTAATCTCGGAAGGTATCAACCGCATGTCTAAAAACGaattaaaaagagaaaagaaagaagaaacaaATAGAAGTGAAGAAAATATCCAAAGTacatgaatatgaaatgaatgataaaGCATCTATGCATGGCAACACAACCACAGACTATCAAATTCAAACTTGGTTCTGCCACGAAAATGAGGATGCTTACACAAAATTATCATGCAATGTACCAATATCAGGATGATCAGGAAATCTAGTCACAAGCTTAAACGGAGAGCGAGCAGATCTGCAGTAAGgcacaaaactaaaataaatcttGACAACAACTGAATAGAGAAGGAGCAATGCAGAGCAAAAAAAGAGTATAGTGGTAGAGTTTTTACCTGTATACATTCCATTTTCCTGTCTTCAGTTTCTCTGGCAGCACAACACTATAACCCTGCTCTGCTCAAAAATCAATACCCATAGTTGTCAGATAAAAACAG from Gossypium arboreum isolate Shixiya-1 chromosome 1, ASM2569848v2, whole genome shotgun sequence harbors:
- the LOC108483587 gene encoding long chain acyl-CoA synthetase 6, peroxisomal-like, whose translation is MDSSSAKRRLNAIHGHLVPVVCGGDGSHSGLRANPTAGEFLCEQGYSVVLPEKLKTGKWNVYRSARSPFKLVTRFPDHPDIGTLHDNFVHAVDTFRDYKYLGTRIQADGTVGEYKWMTYGEAGTARAAIGSGLIYHGIPKGSCIGLYFINRPEWLIVDQACSAYSLVSVPLYDTLGPDAVKYIVNHADVKAIFCVPQTLNSLLNFLSEIPSVHLVVVVGGKENEVPSLPPSTGLQIVTYAKLLSQGHRNLQPFSPPKPDDVATICYTSGTTGTPKGVVLTHGNLIANAAGCSTGTKFYPSDVYISYLPLAHIYERAYQVALLYFGVAVGFYQGDNMKLMDDLAALQPTIFCSVPRLYNRIYAGIINAVKSSGPLKERLFNAAYNSKKHAIMNGKSPSPLWDKLVFNKIKAKLGGRIRFLSSGASPLSPDVLDFLTICFGCRVVEGYGMTETSCVISSMEEGDNLSGHVGSPNPSCEIKLVDVPEMNYTSDDQPYPRGEICVRGPIVFQGYYRDEVQTREVLDEDGWLHTGDIGLWLSGGRLKIIDRKKNIFKLAQGEYIAPEKIENVYAKCKFIAQCFIYGDSLNSSLVAIVSVDHDVLKAWAASEGIKYKDLGQLCNDPRARAAVLADMDALGREAQLRGFEFAKAVTLVLEPFTMENGLLTPTFKIKRPRAKEYFAKAISNMYAELASSDPSPKN